In a single window of the Streptosporangiales bacterium genome:
- a CDS encoding sensor histidine kinase, with product MAAPEPGAAEATRWERIPSWLRAPVTAEPWLYTLYAVLGLLLGAVYFALVLPLILAALITIPFLFLGTPLLWLTMGLARTFANLERLRLRGFTGVSVAASPLEGRRRVIRSPFFLLRSRDRWREIAYCVLRLPVSAVTAGLVAGSWVVGLVLLCAPFYMFGERMEFLLTGVMSLGGAVLLVTAPWLARGTVIVDTALVRALLGPSEKEQLTAEVSTLRTSRAGVVDAADAERRRIERDLHDGAQQRLVALAMDLGVARATYDEDPAAVRGLIVKAHEEAKAALADLRELVRGIHPAVLTDRGLDAALSALAARCAVPVDVKVEPGERADVTIEAAAYFVVAEALTNISRHAQAERAQVTVTRAADILRVEVEDDGVGGADPTTGTGLAGLERRVAALDGTFQVESPRGGPTRVVMELPCAS from the coding sequence ATGGCGGCACCTGAGCCGGGCGCCGCCGAGGCCACCAGATGGGAGCGCATCCCGTCCTGGCTGCGGGCACCGGTCACCGCCGAGCCGTGGCTCTACACGCTCTACGCCGTCCTGGGCCTGCTCCTCGGTGCGGTCTACTTCGCGCTCGTCCTGCCGCTCATCCTGGCTGCGCTCATCACGATCCCGTTCCTCTTCCTCGGCACGCCCCTGCTGTGGTTGACCATGGGCCTCGCCCGCACGTTCGCGAACCTCGAACGGTTGCGGCTGCGCGGGTTCACCGGGGTCTCCGTGGCGGCGAGCCCGCTGGAGGGTCGTCGCCGGGTCATCCGTTCGCCGTTCTTCCTGCTGCGCTCGAGGGACCGCTGGCGCGAGATCGCGTACTGCGTCCTCCGGCTGCCGGTGAGTGCGGTCACCGCAGGCCTCGTCGCAGGCAGCTGGGTGGTGGGCCTGGTCCTGCTGTGCGCGCCCTTCTACATGTTCGGCGAGCGGATGGAGTTCCTCCTCACCGGCGTCATGTCCCTGGGTGGCGCGGTGCTGCTCGTCACCGCGCCCTGGTTGGCGCGCGGCACGGTCATCGTGGACACGGCACTCGTCCGCGCGTTGCTCGGGCCGAGCGAGAAGGAACAGCTCACCGCCGAGGTGAGCACGCTGCGCACGAGCCGGGCGGGCGTCGTCGACGCGGCCGACGCGGAGCGCAGGCGCATCGAACGCGACCTGCATGACGGCGCGCAGCAGCGGCTGGTGGCACTGGCGATGGATCTCGGGGTGGCGCGGGCGACGTACGACGAGGATCCGGCCGCCGTCCGTGGGCTCATCGTCAAGGCGCACGAGGAGGCCAAAGCCGCCCTCGCCGACCTGCGCGAGCTGGTCCGCGGCATCCATCCCGCCGTGCTCACCGACCGCGGTCTCGACGCGGCGCTCTCGGCGCTGGCCGCCAGATGCGCCGTACCGGTCGACGTGAAGGTCGAGCCGGGCGAACGCGCCGACGTCACCATCGAGGCCGCCGCCTACTTCGTCGTCGCCGAGGCCCTCACGAACATCTCCCGGCACGCCCAGGCGGAGCGCGCGCAGGTCACGGTCACGCGCGCCGCCGACATCCTGCGGGTCGAGGTCGAGGACGACGGCGTGGGCGGTGCCGACCCCACCACCGGCACCGGGCTGGCCGGGCTGGAACGTAGGGTGGCCGCACTGGACGGGACGTTCCAGGTCGAGAGCCCGCGAGGCGGGCCCACCCGAGTCGTCATGGAGCTGCCGTGCGCGTCGTGA
- a CDS encoding sugar kinase, translating to MSRFVVVGDLMTDVVAMVMGPVTLGMDTPAWIESYGGGSGANVAAWLGVQGETVTYVARRGPDVVGRTREMELLGYGIDARVVMDQSRPTGTCIVIVSERGERSQFPDPGANAALAPEDIPRDVFDRDTHLHLSGYPLAHEGGRDGALTALRYAVDVGATISVDTPSTLLLERIGGDTFLGHVAGASMLLANHEEASHLSGEHDSYGAARTLTKHFPHVVVTDGADGAVWCSAGENPVHAPAERVRVTDPTGAGDAFCAGLLPRWLAGAHPAEALAAGATVAARALTQAGARPVD from the coding sequence ATGAGCAGGTTTGTCGTCGTCGGGGACCTGATGACCGACGTGGTGGCCATGGTCATGGGCCCGGTCACGCTCGGCATGGACACCCCCGCGTGGATCGAGAGCTACGGCGGCGGCTCGGGCGCCAACGTGGCCGCCTGGCTCGGCGTCCAGGGCGAGACCGTCACCTACGTCGCGCGCCGCGGCCCGGACGTGGTCGGGCGCACCAGGGAGATGGAGCTGCTCGGGTACGGCATCGACGCCAGGGTCGTCATGGACCAGAGCCGCCCCACGGGCACCTGCATCGTGATCGTCAGCGAGCGCGGTGAGCGCAGCCAGTTCCCCGACCCGGGGGCCAACGCGGCGCTCGCGCCCGAGGACATCCCGAGGGACGTCTTCGACCGCGACACCCACCTGCACCTGTCCGGGTACCCGCTCGCCCACGAGGGCGGCCGCGACGGGGCTCTCACCGCCCTCCGGTACGCGGTCGACGTCGGCGCGACCATCTCGGTCGACACGCCGTCGACCCTCCTGCTCGAGCGCATCGGCGGCGACACCTTCCTCGGCCACGTCGCGGGCGCGAGCATGCTGCTCGCCAACCACGAGGAGGCGAGTCACCTCTCCGGCGAGCACGACTCGTACGGCGCGGCACGCACCCTGACCAAGCACTTCCCCCACGTCGTGGTCACCGACGGCGCCGACGGCGCGGTCTGGTGCTCGGCCGGCGAGAACCCCGTGCACGCCCCGGCCGAACGCGTCCGCGTGACCGACCCCACCGGTGCGGGCGACGCGTTCTGCGCCGGTCTGCTCCCCCGCTGGCTCGCGGGCGCCCACCCCGCCGAGGCCCTGGCCGCCGGAGCGACCGTCGCCGCGCGTGCCCTCACCCAGGCCGGCGCCCGCCCCGTCGACTGA
- a CDS encoding glycosyltransferase, whose protein sequence is MLLQQTSFQTGRLGLAIAVITVVDPLAAIGVGAGLLHQPVHVGSVTATGTAVLLVLGGVALLCRRFRRPYPTGTDGTASLRSSSRGLRVLIGADTYPPHVNGAAYFSHRLAHGLAARGHEVHVCCPSADGDATVERDGPVYVHRVRSMRTPFHHSFQVGSPLYVRTDVGRVLAEVRPDVVHVQNHFLVGRALSSLAGRRDLPLVATNHFMPENLLPYLPLPGPLARLVTRVAWLDLARVFGPAHAVTTPTPTAARLVRASGIGMEVEAVSCGIDLSRFHESDTSGTATDTKRLLFVGRLDVEKHIDDIIDALPTVRRSVDAELLVAGIGNLQEPLERRARERGVAEHVTFLGFVPDEDLPALYSSADVFCMPGTAELQSLVTLEAMATGRPVVAADAMALPHLCQDGRNGYLHTPRDVAELAEHVTTILTDDALRARMGKESLAIAAEHDESASLRRFEEIYARVTGFELPAQRSVREPVAA, encoded by the coding sequence ATGCTGCTCCAGCAGACGTCGTTCCAGACCGGACGGCTCGGCCTCGCCATCGCCGTCATCACGGTCGTGGACCCGCTCGCCGCGATCGGCGTCGGCGCGGGCCTGCTCCACCAGCCGGTGCACGTCGGCAGCGTCACCGCCACCGGCACGGCCGTCCTCCTCGTGCTGGGTGGAGTGGCGCTGCTGTGCCGCCGGTTTCGCCGGCCCTACCCCACCGGCACCGACGGAACGGCGTCCCTACGCTCGTCGTCGCGCGGACTCCGCGTCCTGATCGGCGCCGACACCTACCCGCCGCACGTCAACGGGGCCGCGTACTTCTCGCACCGGCTGGCCCACGGACTGGCGGCGCGCGGACACGAGGTGCACGTGTGCTGCCCGTCGGCCGACGGCGACGCGACGGTCGAGCGGGACGGACCCGTGTACGTCCACCGGGTGCGGTCGATGCGCACGCCGTTCCACCACTCGTTCCAGGTGGGCTCGCCGCTGTACGTCCGTACCGATGTCGGACGGGTGCTCGCCGAGGTGCGGCCCGACGTCGTCCACGTGCAGAACCACTTCCTCGTGGGACGGGCGCTGTCGTCGCTCGCCGGGCGCCGGGACCTGCCGCTTGTGGCGACCAACCACTTCATGCCGGAGAACCTGCTGCCGTACCTCCCGCTGCCCGGTCCGCTCGCCCGCCTGGTGACCAGGGTCGCGTGGCTCGACCTCGCCCGGGTGTTCGGTCCCGCCCACGCGGTGACGACACCGACTCCCACGGCCGCGCGACTGGTGCGCGCGTCCGGCATCGGGATGGAGGTGGAGGCCGTCTCGTGCGGCATCGACCTCAGCAGGTTCCACGAGTCGGACACGAGCGGCACCGCGACGGACACGAAGAGGCTCCTGTTCGTGGGGCGGCTCGACGTCGAGAAGCACATCGACGACATCATCGACGCCCTCCCCACCGTGCGGCGCTCCGTCGACGCCGAGCTGCTGGTCGCCGGCATCGGCAACCTCCAGGAGCCGCTCGAACGGCGGGCCCGCGAACGCGGCGTCGCCGAGCACGTGACGTTCCTCGGCTTCGTGCCCGACGAGGACCTGCCGGCGCTGTACTCGTCCGCCGACGTGTTCTGCATGCCGGGGACGGCGGAGCTGCAGAGCCTCGTGACGCTCGAGGCGATGGCGACGGGCCGCCCGGTGGTGGCCGCCGACGCGATGGCGCTCCCCCACCTGTGCCAGGACGGCAGGAACGGGTACCTGCACACGCCCAGAGACGTGGCGGAGCTGGCGGAGCACGTGACGACGATCCTCACCGACGACGCCCTGCGCGCCCGGATGGGCAAGGAGAGCCTCGCCATCGCCGCGGAGCACGACGAGTCGGCGTCGCTGCGCCGTTTCGAGGAGATCTACGCCCGGGTCACCGGGTTCGAGCTGCCTGCGCAGCGCAGCGTACGGGAGCCTGTCGCCGCGTAA